One Rhodoferax ferrireducens T118 DNA segment encodes these proteins:
- a CDS encoding tryptophan--tRNA ligase produces MSSTRFLTGITTSGTPHLGNYVGSIRPSVRASLRADVESFYFLADYHALIKIDEPARIQRSTLEIAASWLAAGLDPERVVFYRQSDVPEIPELTWLLTCVIGKGVLNRAHAYKAAVDKNTAAGIDPESDVSAGLFMYPVLMGADILMFNAHKVPVGRDQVQHIEMARDMAHSFNHRYGDHFVPPEAEIEDNVATLPGLDGRKMSKSYDNTIPLFAPRAQLKKLIASIVTDSRAPGEPKDTEGSALFQIYQAFATPEESSTLRQAYADGIAWSDAKQIVFERIDDEIAPLREVYQALLDDPARIESILRAGAAKARHIATPFMGRLRQAVGLRDLRTQSSKAAKSVKSALPVFKQYRENDGQFYFKLLDTDGRLLLQSTGFASPKVAGQTIATLQTQGASALNELKDQLQWGLDVQTQDIDTALQALLDAKTK; encoded by the coding sequence ATGAGTTCCACGCGTTTTCTGACCGGTATCACCACCTCTGGCACCCCCCACCTCGGCAACTATGTCGGCTCCATCCGGCCTTCGGTGCGGGCCAGCCTGAGGGCCGATGTCGAGAGTTTTTATTTTCTGGCCGACTACCACGCCCTGATCAAGATTGATGAACCGGCACGCATCCAGCGTTCCACGCTGGAAATAGCCGCCAGTTGGCTCGCCGCCGGGCTGGACCCCGAGCGCGTCGTCTTCTATCGCCAGTCCGATGTCCCGGAAATTCCGGAACTCACCTGGCTGCTGACCTGTGTCATTGGCAAGGGCGTGCTGAACCGGGCGCACGCCTACAAGGCGGCGGTCGACAAAAATACCGCCGCAGGTATTGACCCCGAGTCCGATGTCAGCGCCGGGCTGTTCATGTACCCGGTGCTGATGGGTGCCGACATTCTGATGTTCAACGCACACAAGGTGCCGGTCGGGCGCGACCAGGTGCAGCACATCGAGATGGCGCGCGACATGGCGCACAGCTTCAACCACCGCTATGGCGATCACTTTGTGCCGCCCGAGGCCGAAATTGAAGACAACGTCGCCACCCTGCCCGGTCTGGACGGGCGCAAGATGAGCAAGAGCTACGACAACACCATCCCCCTGTTTGCGCCGCGCGCACAACTCAAAAAGCTCATTGCGAGCATCGTCACCGATTCGCGCGCACCAGGTGAGCCCAAAGACACTGAAGGCTCTGCCCTGTTCCAGATTTACCAGGCCTTTGCCACGCCAGAGGAAAGCAGCACGCTGCGCCAGGCTTATGCCGATGGCATCGCGTGGAGCGACGCCAAACAAATTGTTTTTGAGCGCATCGACGACGAAATTGCACCGCTGCGCGAGGTCTATCAGGCGCTGTTGGACGACCCGGCTCGAATCGAGTCCATCCTGCGCGCGGGCGCAGCCAAGGCCCGTCATATTGCCACCCCCTTCATGGGTCGTTTGCGTCAGGCCGTGGGCTTGCGTGACCTGCGCACGCAAAGCAGCAAAGCCGCCAAGTCCGTCAAATCCGCCTTGCCGGTCTTCAAACAATACCGCGAAAACGACGGTCAGTTTTACTTCAAACTGTTGGATACGGACGGCCGTTTGCTGCTGCAAAGTACGGGCTTTGCTTCACCCAAAGTAGCAGGCCAAACCATTGCCACGCTGCAGACCCAAGGTGCGAGCGCCCTGAATGAACTGAAAGACCAGTTGCAATGGGGCCTGGACGTGCAAACCCAGGACATTGATACTGCCCTGCAAGCGTTGCTGGATGCCAAAACCAAGTGA
- the recJ gene encoding single-stranded-DNA-specific exonuclease RecJ — protein MKILVREIPPRSAWALEQAGIHPLLAQLYAARGVQSVQELDDGLTRLIAPTEMLGLSAAATLLADAIAADQTLCIVADYDCDGATACAVGIRGLRLLGAKHVSYIVPDRVVDGYGLTSPISERVKASGADVLITVDNGIASFEGVATARALGLQVLVTDHHLPASRDGQIVLPEADVIVNPNQPGCTFASKSIAGVGVMFYVLLALRAELRQRGVFHAATQPKLDALLPLVALGTVADVVKLDANNRRLVAQGLKRVRALMLPTGLASLFVAAGRDAQVATTFDFGFALGPRINAAGRLSDMTLGIECLLTDDAARGLELAKALDGINRERREIEGSMREQALAVAESLFDDNEEAPPAICVFDPDFHEGVVGIVASRIKDKLHRPTFVFAQSKAPGREHELKGSGRSIPGFHLRDALDLVAKRHPGVLLRFGGHAMAAGCTIAVEDFDAFEQSLSQVAREWLDAATLMRRLDTDGPLKPEYRRVELVDALHKEVWGQGFAPPTFSEEVEVLSQRLVGEKHLALKLKHQGQPVDGIWFGHTEPLPARVKLAFRLDADAWNGVRRVRFLVEAAQAEL, from the coding sequence ATGAAAATATTAGTGCGTGAGATTCCGCCCCGTTCTGCCTGGGCGCTGGAACAAGCCGGCATCCACCCGCTGCTGGCCCAACTTTATGCAGCACGCGGCGTACAAAGCGTGCAGGAGCTCGACGACGGCCTGACGCGCCTGATTGCGCCCACTGAGATGCTGGGCTTGAGCGCGGCGGCCACGCTGCTGGCCGACGCGATTGCGGCGGACCAGACACTCTGCATCGTGGCCGACTACGACTGCGACGGCGCCACCGCCTGCGCGGTGGGCATTCGCGGCTTGCGCCTGCTGGGGGCGAAACACGTCAGCTACATCGTCCCCGACCGCGTGGTCGATGGCTACGGCCTGACCTCACCAATTTCAGAGCGCGTCAAGGCCAGCGGCGCTGACGTGCTGATCACGGTGGACAACGGCATCGCCAGTTTTGAGGGCGTCGCCACCGCACGGGCCTTGGGCTTGCAGGTGCTGGTAACGGATCACCACTTGCCCGCCAGCCGGGACGGCCAGATCGTGCTGCCCGAAGCGGACGTGATCGTGAATCCGAACCAGCCCGGCTGCACCTTTGCCAGCAAGTCGATCGCCGGTGTGGGCGTGATGTTTTACGTGTTGCTGGCACTGCGCGCCGAGCTGCGCCAGCGTGGCGTGTTCCATGCGGCCACGCAACCGAAGCTCGATGCCTTGCTGCCGCTGGTGGCGCTGGGCACGGTGGCCGACGTGGTCAAGCTCGACGCGAACAACCGCCGCCTCGTGGCCCAAGGCTTAAAACGGGTTCGCGCCCTGATGCTTCCTACCGGTTTAGCTAGTCTTTTTGTAGCAGCTGGGCGCGACGCCCAGGTCGCCACCACGTTTGACTTTGGCTTTGCCTTGGGGCCGCGCATCAACGCCGCCGGGCGTTTGTCCGACATGACCCTGGGCATTGAATGCCTGCTGACTGACGATGCAGCGCGTGGCCTGGAGCTGGCGAAAGCACTCGACGGCATCAACCGCGAGCGGCGCGAGATTGAAGGCAGCATGCGCGAACAGGCTTTGGCCGTGGCCGAATCCTTGTTTGACGACAACGAGGAGGCGCCGCCAGCCATCTGCGTGTTCGACCCCGACTTTCACGAGGGTGTGGTCGGCATCGTGGCCTCGCGCATCAAGGACAAGCTGCACCGGCCGACCTTTGTTTTTGCGCAAAGCAAAGCGCCGGGGCGCGAGCATGAGCTCAAGGGCTCGGGCCGGTCCATCCCCGGCTTTCACCTGCGTGACGCACTCGACCTGGTGGCCAAACGCCACCCCGGCGTGCTGCTGCGTTTTGGCGGCCACGCCATGGCGGCCGGTTGCACCATTGCCGTGGAGGACTTCGATGCCTTCGAGCAGAGCCTGAGCCAGGTCGCGCGGGAATGGCTCGATGCCGCCACGTTGATGCGCCGCCTCGATACCGACGGCCCCTTGAAACCCGAGTACCGCCGGGTCGAACTGGTGGACGCGCTGCACAAGGAAGTCTGGGGTCAGGGTTTTGCGCCGCCCACCTTCAGCGAAGAAGTCGAAGTGCTGTCGCAGCGTCTGGTGGGTGAAAAACACCTGGCACTCAAGCTCAAGCACCAGGGCCAGCCGGTGGACGGCATCTGGTTTGGCCACACCGAGCCGTTGCCCGCGCGCGTCAAACTCGCGTTCCGGCTGGATGCCGATGCCTGGAACGGCGTTCGCCGGGTGCGGTTTTTGGTGGAGGCGGCTCAGGCGGAGCTTTGA
- a CDS encoding L-threonylcarbamoyladenylate synthase produces the protein MPQLFEVHPDNPQPRLLKQAITLLDQGDILAVPTDSSYALVCHLDDKAAADKLRRIRGVDDKHHLTLLCRDLSELANYAQVDNQQFRRIKSATPGPYTFILQASKEVPRRLSHPSRKTIGLRVPEHKVLQALLDLHNGPLLATTLIPPGEVEPINDALEIRERYKKQIAAVIDAGACPREPTTVVDLTESEPIVIRQGRGSLAALGL, from the coding sequence ATGCCTCAACTGTTCGAAGTTCACCCCGATAACCCGCAGCCCCGCTTGCTCAAGCAGGCCATCACCCTGCTCGACCAGGGCGACATCCTGGCGGTACCCACCGACTCCAGCTACGCCCTGGTTTGCCATCTGGACGACAAGGCGGCGGCCGACAAGCTGCGCCGCATCCGTGGCGTGGACGATAAACACCACCTCACGCTGCTATGCCGCGACCTCTCGGAACTGGCCAACTACGCACAAGTGGATAACCAGCAGTTTCGGCGCATCAAATCAGCCACACCCGGGCCTTACACCTTCATTCTGCAAGCCAGCAAGGAAGTTCCGCGTCGCCTGAGCCACCCGTCACGCAAGACCATTGGCCTGCGCGTGCCCGAGCACAAGGTCTTGCAGGCGCTGCTGGACCTGCACAACGGTCCTCTGCTGGCGACGACCTTGATCCCGCCGGGTGAGGTCGAACCCATCAATGACGCGCTGGAAATTCGTGAACGTTACAAAAAACAGATTGCGGCCGTGATTGACGCGGGTGCCTGCCCGCGGGAACCAACCACGGTCGTCGATCTCACCGAGTCCGAGCCCATCGTTATTCGCCAGGGCAGAGGCTCGCTGGCCGCCCTTGGCCTGTAA
- a CDS encoding 3',5'-nucleoside bisphosphate phosphatase: MTSPFNADLHSHSTVSDGTLTPEELAARAKTNGVALWALTDHDEIGGQARAAAAARALGMDYLTGVEISVSFLHQTVHIVGLGFDADNAALVSGLRQTRGGREQRAREMADSLAKVGIQGAFEGALKYAGNHDLISRTHFARFLVEAGVCRDTHEVFRKYLTEGKPGFVEHRWAKLKDAVAWITQAGGLAVIAHPARYKFSANEEFALFTEFKGHGGRAVEVVTGSHTPAEYISYADTAREFGLAASRGSDFHSPDESHTEIGTLPPLPAGLTPVWELLADRIQVTARLSLGAAALATH, translated from the coding sequence GTGACATCTCCTTTCAACGCCGACCTCCATTCCCACTCCACCGTCTCCGACGGCACGCTGACGCCTGAAGAACTGGCCGCACGCGCCAAAACCAACGGGGTTGCGTTGTGGGCGCTCACGGACCATGATGAAATTGGCGGTCAGGCGCGCGCCGCCGCGGCGGCCAGGGCACTGGGCATGGACTACCTCACCGGGGTTGAGATTTCAGTGAGTTTTCTGCACCAGACCGTCCACATCGTGGGCTTGGGTTTTGACGCCGACAACGCGGCTCTTGTCAGCGGCCTGCGGCAAACCCGGGGCGGACGTGAACAGCGCGCCCGGGAAATGGCGGATAGCCTGGCCAAAGTCGGCATTCAAGGCGCTTTTGAGGGTGCGCTCAAGTACGCGGGCAACCATGACCTGATCTCACGCACGCACTTTGCCCGTTTTCTGGTGGAAGCCGGCGTTTGCCGCGACACGCACGAAGTGTTTCGCAAGTACCTGACCGAAGGCAAGCCCGGCTTTGTGGAACACCGCTGGGCCAAGCTGAAAGACGCCGTGGCCTGGATCACGCAGGCGGGTGGCCTGGCGGTGATTGCGCACCCGGCGCGCTACAAGTTTTCTGCCAATGAGGAATTTGCCCTGTTTACCGAATTCAAGGGTCACGGCGGACGCGCTGTCGAAGTGGTCACCGGCAGCCACACGCCGGCCGAATACATCAGCTACGCTGACACCGCGCGCGAGTTTGGCCTGGCAGCCTCGCGCGGCAGCGACTTTCACAGCCCCGACGAGAGCCACACCGAGATTGGCACGCTGCCGCCCTTGCCGGCTGGACTGACGCCGGTCTGGGAATTGCTGGCCGACCGGATTCAGGTCACCGCTCGCTTGAGCCTGGGGGCTGCGGCCCTCGCAACTCATTAG
- a CDS encoding diguanylate cyclase domain-containing protein, with protein sequence MRYGIGFKLGLLLASFSLVAMGIVGYYSYASGRATLLAAAQRDLLTATHVLGRNFQASIDAVARDTLLLASLPASSAMVTSPESMPAGRDPKGLSDTFAAMMAAHPEYFQIRLIGADQHGLELVRLDRDDGKLVPVQADNLQEKAHYPYVFNTLQLGRGQVYLSDITINHEEGAHSGLHKPTVRVASPVLDDSGKVLGLIVINVDLNGLFDRLKSDLPSAYQLYLSNHWGDFLIHPNPAEAFGFDQGRRIFIQESFEPVAALINGTSASVVTNIDAVQQAGNGLVAAFIRMPFGGSVQTDFVILGLSQPLENVVRETSKLGWNTVQIILVLGVLAILLAALVSRAVIGPLRKMVDAMSAFSKEHVVNELSAARKDEIGLLASSLNDMQNIIVANMRDLKESRQALEHLAQHDSLTGLPNRALFDDRLRQAVSQARRDKTRMALLFVDLDAFKDINDTCGHHVGDLLLNAAAKRMQACVRHADTVGRMGGDEFVVLLTHVEEDQDAVLVAEKICKALSQPFDLDGRSLLIGSSIGVALYPEHGSDELTLSRSADAAMYLAKESGGNCVSLFGS encoded by the coding sequence ATGCGTTATGGCATCGGTTTCAAGCTGGGGCTTTTGCTGGCCAGTTTCAGTCTGGTGGCGATGGGAATCGTCGGTTACTACTCGTACGCCAGTGGCCGTGCCACCTTGCTGGCGGCCGCGCAACGTGATTTGCTGACGGCGACCCACGTGCTGGGGCGCAACTTTCAGGCCAGCATCGACGCAGTGGCCAGGGATACCTTGCTGCTGGCAAGCCTCCCGGCAAGCTCTGCCATGGTCACTAGCCCTGAGAGCATGCCAGCGGGCCGTGACCCAAAGGGGTTGAGCGATACCTTCGCGGCGATGATGGCGGCGCATCCTGAATATTTCCAGATTCGACTGATTGGTGCTGACCAGCACGGCCTGGAACTGGTTCGGTTGGACCGAGACGACGGCAAACTGGTGCCGGTACAAGCAGACAATCTGCAGGAAAAAGCCCATTACCCCTATGTTTTCAACACCTTGCAACTGGGCAGGGGGCAAGTCTATTTGTCGGACATCACGATCAACCACGAAGAAGGGGCGCATTCCGGGTTGCACAAGCCCACCGTCCGGGTCGCCTCACCCGTGTTGGACGACAGCGGGAAAGTGCTGGGGCTGATCGTGATCAACGTGGATCTGAACGGCCTGTTTGACCGCCTGAAGTCCGATCTGCCAAGCGCCTACCAGTTGTACCTGAGCAACCATTGGGGCGACTTTCTGATTCACCCCAACCCGGCCGAAGCCTTTGGCTTTGACCAGGGACGCAGAATCTTTATTCAGGAGTCTTTCGAGCCGGTTGCGGCCTTGATTAACGGCACGAGCGCCAGTGTGGTTACCAATATTGACGCCGTTCAGCAAGCTGGCAACGGGCTGGTGGCCGCTTTTATCCGCATGCCTTTTGGTGGCTCGGTCCAGACGGATTTTGTGATTCTGGGACTGTCGCAGCCGCTGGAGAACGTCGTGCGGGAAACGTCGAAGCTGGGTTGGAACACCGTTCAAATTATTCTTGTGCTGGGGGTTCTTGCCATACTTCTGGCGGCGCTGGTTTCGCGCGCCGTGATCGGCCCCCTGCGGAAAATGGTTGATGCGATGAGTGCCTTTTCAAAAGAGCATGTGGTCAACGAATTGTCGGCCGCCCGCAAGGACGAAATCGGGCTGCTCGCCAGCAGCCTCAACGACATGCAGAACATCATTGTGGCGAACATGCGCGATTTGAAAGAGAGTCGGCAAGCGCTTGAGCATCTGGCCCAACATGATTCACTGACCGGTTTGCCCAACCGCGCACTGTTTGACGACCGGCTGCGTCAAGCGGTCTCACAAGCGCGGCGCGACAAGACGCGCATGGCCCTGCTGTTTGTTGATCTGGACGCGTTCAAGGACATCAACGACACTTGCGGCCATCACGTTGGGGACTTGCTGCTGAACGCCGCTGCGAAACGGATGCAGGCCTGTGTGCGCCATGCCGATACGGTGGGGCGCATGGGGGGTGACGAGTTTGTCGTGCTGCTGACCCATGTCGAGGAGGACCAGGATGCCGTGCTGGTCGCTGAAAAAATATGCAAGGCCCTCAGTCAGCCTTTTGATCTTGATGGCCGCAGTTTGTTGATTGGGTCCAGCATCGGTGTGGCCCTCTACCCAGAACATGGTAGTGACGAGCTGACGCTGTCGCGCAGTGCCGATGCCGCCATGTACCTTGCCAAAGAGAGCGGTGGCAACTGCGTCAGTCTTTTCGGGTCTTGA
- a CDS encoding site-2 protease family protein, producing MDIANLIQTVALYALPVLFAITVHEAAHGYVARHFGDNTAYMLGRVTLNPLKHIDPVGTILMPLLLYFATSGAFLFGYAKPVPVRFDKLRDPKRHMIWVALAGPGVNFIQAFLWGALFYVLKGTGVTEPFFIKMAQGGILVNLVMFAFNLFPLPPLDGGRILVGLLPYRQAELVSRVEPWGFFIVMALVISGIVSTLWLQPLMTLSYFVLDILLSPLAMIFG from the coding sequence ATGGATATTGCCAACCTGATTCAGACCGTTGCCCTGTACGCGCTGCCGGTGCTGTTCGCCATTACGGTGCACGAGGCTGCGCACGGCTACGTGGCCCGCCATTTTGGTGACAACACGGCCTACATGCTGGGGCGCGTCACGCTCAACCCGCTCAAACACATCGACCCCGTGGGCACCATTTTGATGCCGCTGCTGCTGTACTTTGCCACCTCGGGTGCCTTCCTGTTTGGCTATGCCAAACCGGTGCCGGTCCGCTTTGACAAGCTGCGCGACCCTAAACGCCACATGATCTGGGTGGCGCTGGCCGGGCCGGGCGTCAATTTCATTCAAGCCTTTCTGTGGGGCGCGCTGTTCTATGTGCTCAAAGGCACGGGTGTGACCGAGCCCTTTTTTATCAAGATGGCACAAGGCGGCATTCTGGTCAATCTGGTGATGTTTGCCTTCAACCTGTTCCCGCTGCCGCCGCTGGACGGCGGGCGTATTCTGGTCGGCTTGCTGCCCTACCGCCAGGCCGAACTGGTCTCGCGGGTGGAGCCCTGGGGCTTTTTCATCGTGATGGCGCTGGTGATTTCAGGCATCGTCAGCACGCTGTGGCTGCAACCCTTGATGACGCTGAGCTACTTTGTGCTCGACATCTTGCTCAGCCCTCTTGCCATGATTTTTGGCTAG
- a CDS encoding DMT family transporter, whose product MAFWRTQQGAGIALIVLATLAFAILDTVTKYAVTLVPVLMLLWFRYAFQALLTFVLRFPVQKRRLFRTPNPRFQTLRGVLLLITSACSFFGLRYLPVGEFTAMVMLSPLVATAMAAWVLKDHVSHQRWLLMAAGLVGVLLVVRPGGQVFSWALLFPVLLVTTYGWFQVLTSRLSGEENPYTTHFYTGLVGAVVMSPIVVFNWSTTALLTYWPWFLLVGFSGTFGHLMLIRAYTRASAPVLTPYLYTQIAFATVAGWLAFKHVPDALAWLGIAVIAASGVGNALLSAHEVTKLRRAVAPAA is encoded by the coding sequence ATGGCATTTTGGCGCACCCAGCAAGGCGCTGGCATTGCTTTGATTGTGCTGGCGACCCTGGCCTTCGCCATCCTGGACACCGTCACCAAATACGCCGTCACGCTGGTGCCGGTGTTGATGCTGCTCTGGTTTCGCTATGCGTTTCAGGCGCTGCTGACTTTTGTTTTGCGCTTTCCAGTGCAAAAGCGCCGCTTGTTCAGGACCCCGAATCCGCGCTTTCAAACGCTGCGCGGGGTGTTGTTGCTGATCACCAGTGCCTGCTCTTTTTTTGGTCTGCGCTACTTGCCGGTGGGCGAATTCACCGCCATGGTGATGCTGTCGCCGCTGGTCGCCACGGCCATGGCCGCCTGGGTGCTGAAAGACCATGTCTCGCACCAGCGCTGGTTGCTGATGGCGGCCGGTCTGGTCGGGGTGCTGCTGGTGGTGCGTCCCGGAGGCCAGGTGTTCAGCTGGGCTTTGCTGTTTCCGGTGCTGCTGGTGACCACCTACGGTTGGTTTCAGGTGCTCACCAGCCGATTGAGCGGCGAAGAAAACCCCTACACCACGCACTTTTACACCGGTCTGGTGGGTGCGGTGGTGATGAGCCCGATTGTGGTTTTCAATTGGAGCACAACGGCCCTGCTGACCTATTGGCCGTGGTTTTTGCTGGTTGGATTTTCGGGCACTTTTGGCCACCTGATGTTGATTCGGGCCTACACCCGCGCTTCGGCGCCTGTGCTCACGCCTTATCTGTACACACAGATTGCTTTCGCCACGGTCGCGGGTTGGCTGGCGTTCAAGCATGTGCCTGACGCGCTGGCATGGCTTGGCATTGCCGTGATTGCGGCCAGCGGCGTGGGCAATGCGTTGTTGTCTGCGCACGAGGTGACCAAGCTGCGCCGGGCCGTTGCCCCTGCGGCCTAA
- a CDS encoding AAA family ATPase has protein sequence MPSKRYEALTVQELRKLAQGDIFRPADIVAQLYLGRRYAKGTGVDKDEKEAAHWFRLAADKGNAEAQRNLAFAIFHGRGVPRDDAEGIRRLRLAADGADAPAQRQLGYHFAIGHGVPADEKEAVRWFRLAADQNDVFAQYNLAFALASGRGVPTDQSQAVHWYQLAAEQGMPEAQCALGLAYEHGLGVPVDYEKSVYWNRLAAEQAHAESCSNLGWLYENGLGVAQDLEQARHWYEVAARQEFETAKQRLLKLRERSANLHTVFKHSLRNDQSITEYLETAFAGFVGLDVVREEVFRQASYIQVQKLRAQQGLRVPTAPSRHLVFIGNPGTGKTTIARIIAGLYQRLGILKTDKVVETDRAGLVAPYIGQTALKTRAIVESALGGVLFIDEAYALARSGAQDFGREAVETLLKMMEDHRDELVVIVAGYVADMDDFINSNPGLASRFNRYIRFPDYTPAELLEIFLKFCSAHSYELSDSIHAGLQTIFSREIHVQRQRFSNARYVRNLFERVIEAQAQRVFALENASKSDLQTILPADVEKGLGEALPADQGQGLSANYEAALKRLNDLAGLGRVKKQVQRLSDFVRIQHARAEAGSRVAAGFSQHLVFTGNPGTGKTVVSRIIADIYFSLGITLSNHIVEVDRAGLVAGYVGQSAIKTREVLESALGGILFIDEAYALAQGDNNNDFGREVIDTLLKTMEDYRDQLVVIVAGYPEPMRNFINSNPGLRSRFNHYIEFDDYGPDDLLAIFESFCRESEYVLDAAARAFLQENLTTLFNGGQTTDNGRFARNVFQRCVEVQANRILHTGEHASKDLNTLTTSDVSEALKEVLTDIPQSSA, from the coding sequence ATGCCATCCAAGCGATACGAGGCCCTCACCGTTCAGGAACTACGCAAGCTCGCGCAAGGCGACATTTTTCGCCCGGCTGATATCGTTGCACAGCTCTACCTCGGACGGCGCTATGCCAAGGGGACGGGCGTTGACAAGGACGAGAAAGAAGCTGCCCATTGGTTTCGCCTGGCTGCTGACAAAGGCAATGCAGAGGCTCAGCGCAATCTTGCGTTTGCCATCTTTCACGGCAGAGGGGTTCCCAGGGACGACGCCGAAGGCATCCGCAGATTGCGTCTTGCCGCCGACGGGGCGGACGCGCCCGCGCAGCGCCAGTTGGGTTACCACTTTGCGATCGGCCATGGTGTCCCTGCGGACGAGAAGGAGGCGGTGCGCTGGTTCCGCTTAGCCGCCGATCAAAACGACGTCTTCGCGCAGTACAACCTGGCCTTTGCGCTGGCCAGCGGCCGAGGCGTGCCCACAGACCAGTCGCAGGCCGTCCACTGGTACCAATTGGCCGCAGAGCAGGGCATGCCCGAGGCCCAGTGTGCATTGGGACTGGCCTATGAGCACGGGCTCGGCGTTCCGGTGGACTATGAAAAAAGTGTCTACTGGAACCGGCTTGCGGCAGAACAAGCGCATGCCGAATCCTGCAGCAACCTGGGCTGGCTCTACGAGAACGGTCTGGGCGTGGCCCAGGACCTGGAGCAGGCGCGGCATTGGTACGAAGTAGCCGCGCGGCAGGAATTTGAAACGGCGAAACAGCGTTTGTTGAAATTGCGGGAACGAAGCGCAAACCTGCACACCGTTTTCAAACACTCTCTGCGCAATGATCAGTCCATCACCGAGTACCTCGAAACGGCATTCGCCGGCTTCGTCGGGCTTGACGTGGTCCGGGAGGAGGTCTTTCGTCAGGCCAGCTACATCCAGGTACAAAAGCTGCGCGCACAGCAGGGCCTGCGCGTGCCAACCGCGCCTTCGCGCCATCTGGTATTTATTGGCAATCCGGGCACCGGCAAGACAACCATTGCCAGGATCATCGCCGGCCTCTACCAGCGGCTGGGCATCCTGAAAACTGACAAGGTCGTCGAGACTGACCGTGCCGGACTGGTGGCCCCCTATATTGGCCAGACGGCGCTCAAGACGCGGGCCATCGTGGAGTCCGCGCTGGGCGGCGTTTTGTTTATTGACGAGGCCTACGCCCTGGCCAGATCCGGTGCACAGGACTTCGGCAGGGAAGCCGTCGAAACCCTGCTCAAGATGATGGAAGACCATCGCGATGAACTGGTGGTGATCGTTGCCGGCTATGTTGCCGACATGGACGACTTCATCAATTCCAATCCGGGGCTGGCCTCGCGCTTCAACCGCTACATCCGATTTCCAGACTACACCCCCGCTGAGTTGCTGGAGATCTTCCTGAAGTTTTGCAGCGCGCACTCTTATGAGCTGAGCGATTCGATTCATGCAGGTCTGCAGACGATCTTCAGCCGTGAAATTCATGTGCAGCGACAGCGCTTCAGCAATGCACGCTACGTGCGCAACCTGTTCGAGAGGGTGATCGAAGCGCAGGCGCAGCGTGTGTTTGCGCTGGAAAACGCGTCGAAGTCCGACTTGCAGACGATCCTGCCCGCGGACGTGGAAAAGGGGCTGGGGGAAGCTCTCCCGGCGGACCAGGGGCAGGGGCTGTCGGCCAATTACGAGGCTGCCCTGAAGCGGCTGAACGACCTGGCCGGGCTGGGCCGGGTCAAAAAGCAGGTGCAGCGTTTGTCCGACTTTGTGCGCATACAACACGCGCGCGCCGAAGCGGGCAGCAGGGTGGCGGCCGGGTTTTCACAGCATCTGGTGTTTACCGGCAATCCGGGAACGGGCAAAACGGTGGTCTCGCGCATCATTGCGGATATTTACTTCAGCCTCGGCATCACCTTGTCCAACCACATTGTCGAGGTGGATCGCGCCGGGCTGGTTGCGGGGTATGTCGGCCAGTCAGCGATCAAAACCCGGGAGGTGCTGGAGTCTGCCCTGGGTGGCATCCTGTTCATCGACGAAGCCTATGCGCTGGCGCAAGGCGACAACAACAACGATTTCGGCCGGGAAGTCATCGACACCCTGCTTAAAACCATGGAGGACTACCGGGATCAACTGGTGGTCATCGTGGCCGGTTACCCGGAACCCATGCGCAACTTCATCAACAGCAACCCGGGCCTGCGTTCGCGTTTTAACCATTACATTGAGTTTGACGACTACGGGCCTGACGATCTTCTTGCCATATTCGAGTCCTTCTGCCGCGAATCGGAATACGTGCTGGACGCTGCCGCCCGCGCTTTTCTACAAGAGAACCTGACGACACTGTTCAATGGCGGCCAGACGACCGACAACGGCCGCTTTGCGCGCAACGTCTTTCAGCGCTGCGTGGAGGTGCAGGCCAACCGGATTTTGCACACCGGGGAGCATGCGAGCAAGGACCTGAACACGCTGACAACATCCGATGTATCGGAAGCACTCAAAGAAGTCCTGACGGATATCCCTCAAAGCTCCGCCTGA